The following proteins come from a genomic window of Gottfriedia acidiceleris:
- the cydD gene encoding thiol reductant ABC exporter subunit CydD gives MGKDLIKFKGINRLLIILSFLTIIQVTAIIIQAYMLSQAIVKLFNGKYSSDILYATIFFITAFVCRYIISTIKQKCSEQFADIASTEMKMKVLEKLFKLGPRFARKSGTGNIVTLIMEGTTQLRNYLEIVPLKMINLAIVSPVIVIYIFFVDKVSALILIVTFPIIIIFMILLGLAAKKKSNKQWKVYRILSNHFTDSLRGLETLKFLGLSRKHIKKIESVSERYREATMGTLKVAFLSSFALDLFTMLSIATVAVFLGLRLIDGVILLGPALTILILAPEYFLPVREVGADYHATLNGQEAGKAMQDILDEQEFKVQELAPISDWNHASEMNLKDISVKPEKDGQTILSNINLNIKGFQKIGIVGESGSGKSTLIDLIGGFLEPANGTIQISGEEVSHLQIEDWQKQLIYIPQSPYIFSKSLNDNISFYRPNATTEEIKSAAVQAGLTSLIEELPKGLEEKIGEGGRALSGGQSQRVALARAYLENRPILLLDEPTSHLDIETEFELKQTMLQLFSGKLVFLATHRLHWMKEMDQIIVMNDGNIIEVGTHEELLMKKGHYYRLIHS, from the coding sequence ATGGGAAAAGATCTTATTAAATTTAAAGGGATTAATCGTTTATTAATAATCCTATCTTTTTTAACAATTATACAAGTAACGGCAATTATTATTCAGGCATATATGCTTTCACAAGCTATTGTCAAATTGTTTAATGGAAAATATAGTAGCGATATTTTATACGCTACTATTTTCTTCATCACCGCATTTGTTTGTCGATATATTATTTCGACTATAAAGCAAAAATGTTCAGAGCAGTTTGCAGACATCGCTTCAACCGAAATGAAAATGAAAGTTTTAGAAAAGCTTTTTAAACTTGGACCTAGATTTGCAAGAAAATCAGGAACAGGTAATATCGTAACGCTTATTATGGAAGGAACTACACAATTAAGAAATTACCTAGAAATCGTTCCACTGAAAATGATTAACTTAGCGATTGTCTCACCAGTAATCGTAATTTATATTTTCTTTGTTGATAAAGTTTCTGCACTTATACTAATCGTAACATTTCCAATCATTATTATTTTTATGATATTACTCGGTTTGGCAGCTAAAAAGAAATCAAATAAACAATGGAAGGTTTACCGTATTTTATCGAACCATTTTACTGATTCTTTACGTGGTCTGGAAACATTAAAATTTCTAGGATTAAGTAGAAAACATATTAAAAAGATAGAAAGTGTAAGTGAAAGATACAGAGAAGCAACGATGGGTACATTAAAAGTAGCTTTTTTATCATCATTTGCACTAGATTTATTCACAATGCTGTCAATCGCTACAGTTGCAGTCTTTTTAGGACTTCGTTTGATTGACGGAGTAATTTTATTAGGCCCAGCATTAACAATTTTAATTTTAGCTCCTGAATACTTTTTACCGGTTCGTGAAGTTGGAGCTGATTATCATGCAACTTTAAACGGTCAAGAAGCTGGGAAAGCAATGCAAGATATTTTAGATGAGCAAGAATTTAAGGTTCAAGAACTTGCTCCTATATCAGATTGGAATCATGCTAGCGAAATGAATTTAAAAGATATATCAGTAAAACCCGAAAAAGATGGTCAAACGATTTTATCAAATATAAATTTAAATATAAAAGGGTTTCAAAAAATTGGGATTGTTGGAGAAAGTGGTTCTGGTAAATCAACGCTTATTGATTTAATAGGTGGATTTTTAGAGCCAGCAAATGGGACTATTCAAATTTCTGGTGAAGAGGTATCCCATCTGCAAATAGAAGATTGGCAGAAACAGTTAATCTACATTCCACAAAGTCCATATATTTTCTCAAAATCATTAAACGATAATATAAGCTTCTATAGACCTAATGCTACTACAGAAGAAATTAAAAGCGCAGCTGTTCAAGCTGGGTTAACTTCTTTAATAGAAGAATTACCAAAGGGTTTAGAAGAAAAAATTGGTGAAGGTGGAAGAGCTTTAAGTGGTGGGCAAAGCCAACGCGTTGCGCTTGCTAGAGCTTATCTAGAAAATCGTCCGATTCTTTTGTTAGACGAACCTACTAGTCATCTTGATATTGAAACTGAGTTTGAATTAAAACAAACAATGCTTCAGTTATTCTCTGGTAAATTAGTGTTTTTGGCTACACATCGCTTACATTGGATGAAAGAAATGGATCAAATTATTGTGATGAATGACGGGAACATCATTGAAGTTGGTACCCATGAAGAACTATTAATGAAAAAAGGTCATTATTATCGATTAATTCATAGTTAG
- the cydB gene encoding cytochrome d ubiquinol oxidase subunit II: MIELNELWFLLVAVLFIGFFFLEGFDFGVGISTKLLAKNDTERRILINTIGPFWDANEVWLLTAGGAIFAAFPNWYATMFSGYYIPFVFVLMALIGRGVAFEFRGKVESSKWAKAWDWVIFFGSLLPPFLFGVLFSSILRGMPIDQNMNISAGFTDYVNLFTVVGGVTVTLLCLLHGLMFLTLKTVGELRNRARSLARMVIIPVFLFLVAFTGMAYFETDMFKVKAYITVPLILLIVVSYILATIFIFKKRDGWSFAMSGLGIVLTVGTLFTSLFPRVMISSIKNTYDLTVYNASSGPYSLKVMTIVACTLLPFVLGYQIWSYYVFRKRVDEKDLTY, encoded by the coding sequence ATGATTGAGTTAAATGAATTATGGTTTTTACTCGTAGCAGTTTTATTTATAGGGTTCTTCTTCTTAGAAGGCTTCGATTTTGGTGTAGGTATATCTACAAAGCTACTAGCTAAAAATGATACTGAAAGAAGAATTTTAATAAACACAATTGGACCGTTTTGGGACGCAAATGAAGTGTGGTTATTAACGGCAGGCGGAGCAATTTTTGCAGCATTCCCAAATTGGTATGCAACGATGTTTAGTGGATACTATATTCCGTTTGTATTTGTATTAATGGCATTAATCGGACGTGGTGTTGCTTTTGAATTCAGAGGGAAAGTTGAAAGTTCTAAATGGGCAAAAGCTTGGGATTGGGTCATTTTCTTCGGTAGTTTATTACCACCATTTTTATTCGGTGTATTATTCTCGAGTATCCTTAGAGGTATGCCCATCGATCAAAATATGAATATATCTGCTGGTTTTACAGATTACGTAAATTTATTTACAGTAGTTGGCGGAGTAACGGTGACATTATTATGCCTCTTACACGGATTAATGTTTTTAACATTAAAAACAGTTGGAGAATTAAGAAACCGTGCACGTTCTCTAGCACGTATGGTAATCATACCGGTATTCCTATTCTTAGTTGCCTTTACTGGTATGGCATATTTTGAAACGGATATGTTTAAAGTAAAAGCATATATAACAGTTCCACTAATTTTATTAATCGTAGTATCTTATATTCTTGCTACAATATTCATCTTTAAAAAACGAGATGGTTGGTCATTTGCTATGTCGGGTCTTGGTATTGTATTAACAGTCGGGACACTGTTTACTTCTCTATTCCCAAGAGTCATGATTAGTTCAATCAAAAATACGTATGACTTAACTGTTTATAATGCATCATCAGGTCCATATTCATTAAAGGTAATGACAATTGTTGCATGTACATTATTACCATTCGTACTAGGTTACCAAATTTGGAGTTATTATGTGTTTAGAAAAAGAGTGGATGAGAAGGATTTGACTTATTAA
- a CDS encoding cytochrome ubiquinol oxidase subunit I: protein MSVLELARIQFGSTTIFHFLFVPLSIGLVFMVAIMETLYVLRNKEEYKKLTKFFGHLFLINFAVGVVTGIIQEFQFGMNWSEYSRFVGDVFGAPLAIEALLAFFMESTFLGIWIFGWERLNKKIHLMCIWLVAFGTLMSAFWILAANSFMQEPVGFAIKNGRAEMTDFLAIITNPQLKVEFPHTIAGALATGALFVAGVSAYKILKKQEIELFKKAFNLAMVFALIAGIGVAFSGHSQAKHLMKTQPMKMAASEGLWKDSGDPASWMVFGLIDSKKKENKYEVEVPYLLSYLAYEKFEGKVPGMNTLQKQYEKLYGPGNYIPPVNTTFWSFRIMAGAGMVMILMAMLGLYFSYRKKLESKNLFLKASILLISLPFIANTAGWVMTEIGRQPWTVFGLMTTAASVSPNVSKGSLIFSITTFTTMYAILAVVLVYLFVKEIKKGTHHVETEKVPTVDPFEREAINI from the coding sequence GTGAGTGTGTTAGAGCTTGCAAGAATACAATTTGGTTCTACAACAATTTTCCATTTTTTATTTGTACCACTTTCAATAGGTTTAGTATTTATGGTAGCAATTATGGAAACATTGTATGTGCTTCGAAATAAAGAAGAATATAAAAAGTTAACAAAATTCTTTGGGCACTTATTTTTAATTAATTTTGCGGTTGGTGTTGTGACAGGTATTATTCAAGAGTTTCAATTTGGTATGAACTGGTCTGAATACTCTCGTTTCGTAGGTGATGTATTTGGAGCACCACTTGCAATTGAGGCACTTTTAGCATTTTTTATGGAATCTACATTTTTAGGCATATGGATATTTGGTTGGGAAAGACTTAATAAAAAAATTCATTTAATGTGTATTTGGTTAGTTGCATTCGGAACGTTAATGTCTGCATTTTGGATTTTAGCAGCCAATTCTTTTATGCAGGAGCCAGTTGGCTTTGCGATTAAAAATGGTCGCGCAGAAATGACCGACTTTTTAGCGATTATTACAAATCCACAACTTAAAGTTGAGTTTCCTCACACAATCGCTGGAGCATTAGCAACTGGCGCGTTATTTGTTGCTGGTGTAAGTGCATATAAAATCTTAAAAAAACAGGAAATAGAATTATTTAAAAAAGCATTTAATCTTGCAATGGTGTTCGCGCTAATTGCAGGAATTGGTGTTGCATTTAGCGGACATTCTCAAGCGAAGCATTTAATGAAAACTCAGCCGATGAAAATGGCTGCAAGTGAAGGTCTATGGAAAGACAGCGGAGACCCTGCAAGCTGGATGGTCTTTGGTCTGATTGATTCGAAAAAGAAAGAAAATAAATACGAGGTAGAAGTACCATATTTATTAAGTTATCTGGCTTATGAGAAGTTTGAAGGTAAAGTACCTGGTATGAATACATTACAAAAGCAGTACGAGAAATTATATGGTCCTGGAAATTATATTCCACCAGTTAATACAACTTTCTGGAGCTTTAGAATAATGGCAGGAGCAGGAATGGTCATGATTTTAATGGCGATGCTAGGTTTATATTTTAGCTATCGTAAGAAATTAGAATCAAAAAATCTATTCTTAAAGGCATCAATTTTACTAATTTCTTTACCGTTTATTGCAAATACAGCTGGATGGGTTATGACGGAAATAGGTCGCCAACCATGGACTGTATTCGGTTTAATGACTACTGCTGCATCCGTATCACCGAATGTTTCAAAAGGATCACTCATTTTTTCAATCACAACGTTTACAACGATGTATGCCATATTAGCAGTTGTTTTAGTTTACTTGTTTGTGAAAGAAATTAAAAAAGGAACACACCATGTTGAAACTGAAAAAGTTCCTACTGTCGATCCGTTTGAAAGGGAGGCAATCAATATATGA
- a CDS encoding chromate transporter produces the protein MAGYIGNVEGGFFGSFVGLFATITPSLILMIALLSILMEHKNSPKVKKMTSLVRPLIAVFLALWPLTFLTIHIMGVGLTQTIIISVLSLLLLERYT, from the coding sequence ATGGCCGGATATATTGGAAATGTTGAGGGCGGCTTTTTTGGTTCCTTTGTAGGATTATTTGCAACAATTACACCCTCTCTAATCTTGATGATTGCTTTATTAAGCATATTAATGGAGCATAAGAATTCACCAAAAGTCAAAAAGATGACGTCACTAGTTAGACCTTTAATCGCCGTTTTCTTGGCATTATGGCCTTTGACTTTTTTAACGATTCATATAATGGGGGTAGGCCTAACGCAAACAATTATAATTAGTGTACTTTCCTTATTATTACTTGAACGTTATACGTAA
- a CDS encoding YhgE/Pip domain-containing protein, giving the protein MFKQEWKNILKKPMTIATIIAIGLVPMLYSLIFLSAYWNPYNKTEKLSVAIVNNDKGTEFNDKKLNVGKDFVDGLKDNKSFKWKVTNKKQAMEGLNDEKYYLVIELPSNFSKNAATLLDEKPQKMKLNYYTNAGKNYVGAQIGTNAMKEVNANISKEITEQYAKTVFDNFKDIGEGMTKASDGAGKINDGAAKITDGTDVLNKNLKKLNDSMITFENGSTKLKSGATQLSDGIKQSSDGANKLNTGLNALLEGTGTLKAGSSDLNNGLSQLVDGGNKIEAGSSKLEAGSNQLNAGLKQSYAGSSQLQKNEAGFNQNLSTTNDALKSIVNGLKEGSLSKEELQKLQAISNSLDQLSKGSNQIKNGVDQIAAAQGQLYEGSNNLLAGQKELNANLSLFNSKLQEASNGANQLAQGSNALYNGTKELSEGSSLLSFGLGKLNTGGDQLVQGINQLNNGSKQLSDGTNKLYSGSGDLLKGATDLTKGTTELHKSLKDGGDEVNKVKTSDATDKFFAEPTELVSHKLNNVKEYGVGLTPYILSIGLFAGGLMFTSVYPMRKNSIAPTTGLAWFFSKYSVLIFVGIMQSIVADMVLIYGMGLDVKNVWLFVVFTIITSLTFYSLIQFLTVTLGNIGQYLVFVMMLLQIGGTSGTFPISLTPTFFQTIHPYLPMTYAIKGFRELISSSVSKGFVWDQVYYLCGFAALFIILTNVTFAVRVKLSKKKQLSEIEA; this is encoded by the coding sequence GTGTTTAAACAAGAATGGAAAAATATTTTAAAGAAACCAATGACGATTGCTACAATCATTGCAATTGGTCTTGTACCAATGCTTTACTCATTAATTTTCTTATCAGCTTATTGGAATCCTTATAATAAAACAGAAAAACTATCTGTCGCAATTGTTAACAATGACAAGGGAACTGAGTTTAATGATAAAAAGCTTAATGTAGGGAAAGATTTTGTAGACGGATTGAAAGATAATAAATCATTCAAATGGAAAGTTACAAATAAAAAACAGGCAATGGAAGGATTAAACGATGAAAAATATTATTTAGTCATCGAATTACCTTCTAACTTCTCCAAAAATGCAGCTACGTTATTAGACGAAAAACCGCAGAAAATGAAATTAAATTATTACACGAATGCGGGTAAAAACTATGTAGGCGCACAAATTGGTACAAATGCAATGAAAGAAGTAAATGCTAATATCTCAAAAGAAATTACAGAACAATATGCTAAAACAGTATTTGATAATTTCAAGGATATTGGTGAAGGTATGACAAAAGCATCTGATGGTGCCGGTAAAATCAATGATGGTGCAGCAAAAATAACAGATGGAACAGATGTTTTAAATAAAAATTTAAAAAAATTAAATGACAGCATGATCACATTTGAAAATGGTAGTACGAAACTGAAAAGTGGAGCGACACAATTATCGGATGGTATTAAACAATCAAGTGATGGTGCAAATAAATTAAATACTGGTTTAAACGCTCTTCTAGAAGGAACTGGTACATTAAAAGCAGGTTCTAGTGATTTAAATAATGGACTATCGCAACTAGTAGATGGTGGCAATAAAATCGAAGCTGGTTCTTCTAAGCTAGAAGCTGGAAGTAACCAATTGAATGCAGGACTAAAACAATCTTATGCTGGCTCAAGCCAACTGCAAAAAAATGAAGCAGGATTTAATCAGAATCTAAGTACTACTAATGATGCTCTTAAATCAATCGTTAATGGATTGAAAGAGGGTTCATTAAGTAAAGAAGAATTACAGAAATTACAAGCAATTTCAAATAGCTTAGATCAACTATCAAAAGGAAGTAATCAAATTAAAAATGGTGTTGATCAAATTGCTGCAGCACAAGGTCAATTATATGAAGGTTCAAATAATCTACTTGCTGGACAAAAAGAATTAAATGCAAATTTAAGTTTATTTAATAGTAAATTGCAAGAAGCGTCTAATGGAGCAAATCAATTAGCTCAAGGAAGTAATGCTTTATACAATGGTACAAAGGAATTAAGTGAAGGAAGTTCATTACTTTCATTTGGCCTAGGTAAATTAAATACAGGTGGGGACCAATTAGTCCAAGGGATCAATCAATTAAATAATGGTTCTAAACAACTATCTGATGGAACGAATAAGTTATATAGTGGGTCTGGAGACTTATTGAAAGGAGCAACTGATTTAACAAAAGGAACAACTGAACTTCATAAATCCCTAAAAGATGGAGGAGATGAAGTTAATAAAGTTAAAACTAGTGATGCAACTGATAAATTCTTTGCAGAACCTACAGAGCTAGTTTCTCATAAATTAAATAATGTAAAAGAATATGGTGTAGGATTAACACCTTATATATTATCTATTGGACTTTTTGCAGGTGGGTTAATGTTCACTTCAGTTTATCCAATGAGAAAGAACTCTATTGCTCCGACTACTGGTTTAGCTTGGTTCTTTAGTAAATATAGTGTTCTTATTTTCGTGGGGATCATGCAATCAATCGTAGCAGATATGGTTTTAATTTACGGTATGGGTCTTGATGTTAAAAACGTGTGGTTATTCGTAGTGTTTACCATTATCACTAGCTTGACCTTCTATTCATTAATACAATTCTTAACTGTTACATTAGGAAATATAGGTCAATATTTAGTGTTTGTTATGATGTTATTACAAATTGGTGGAACTTCAGGTACTTTCCCAATTTCATTAACGCCAACATTTTTCCAAACCATTCATCCATATTTACCTATGACTTATGCAATAAAAGGATTCAGAGAATTAATCTCTAGTTCTGTTAGCAAAGGGTTTGTTTGGGATCAAGTCTACTATTTATGTGGATTTGCAGCGTTATTCATTATCTTAACAAATGTAACTTTTGCAGTTCGAGTTAAATTATCCAAGAAAAAACAATTAAGTGAAATCGAGGCTTAA
- a CDS encoding TetR/AcrR family transcriptional regulator: MNKGERTKHLILEKSKHLFAKNGYDGTTINQIAKESKISEATIYKYFKSKLDVLITCVKPDIQDVWMEEDFSKLSIEELLRLYVEKRIRWVEKNRNQIEILISETLRHPELSEIFFQQIYRKTPIEEEIESRMLAKETNFHLEIPILSLSMITTIISILNLQKSVLDNDPMHITDDAINKMVQLILFGLIGNKSPE; the protein is encoded by the coding sequence GTGAATAAAGGAGAAAGAACAAAACATCTAATACTAGAAAAGTCTAAACATTTATTTGCGAAAAATGGTTATGATGGCACGACAATTAATCAAATTGCAAAAGAAAGTAAAATTTCCGAAGCAACGATTTATAAGTATTTTAAAAGCAAGCTGGATGTATTAATTACATGTGTAAAACCAGATATTCAAGACGTTTGGATGGAAGAGGATTTTAGTAAGCTTTCAATTGAAGAATTGCTTAGGTTATATGTTGAGAAAAGGATTAGATGGGTAGAAAAGAATCGAAATCAAATTGAAATCTTGATCAGTGAAACTTTACGACACCCTGAGTTATCAGAAATTTTCTTCCAACAGATCTATCGTAAAACACCAATTGAAGAAGAAATAGAATCAAGAATGCTTGCAAAAGAAACAAATTTCCATTTAGAAATTCCTATACTAAGTTTAAGTATGATTACGACGATTATATCAATTCTTAATCTACAAAAGAGTGTTCTGGATAATGATCCAATGCATATTACAGATGACGCTATAAATAAAATGGTGCAATTAATTTTATTTGGATTAATAGGAAATAAAAGTCCAGAATAA
- a CDS encoding alanine/glycine:cation symporter family protein produces the protein MTELITVLNDYLWAKLIVILLVAIGLFLTVYLGFIQFKFLPEMIRLLSDGRNRDKSKKTVSSLQAFMIGMAARIGTGNIAGVATAVALGGPGAVFWMWLMALIGSASAFVESTLAQLYKVKDGSSWRGGPAYYMEKALGNRKLGIIFSILITLSFGLIFNAVQANTIAASINNEFGVNTKTTAIVLAIITALIIFGGVHSVAKFSTVLVPIKAGVYIILALWVMFSNFDILPDVFGAIFSEGIFSFKQMFGGVMGAAVLHGIRRGLFSNEAGMGSAPNAAATADVTHPIKQGLIQALGVIVDTFIICSSTAMIVLVSGVYKTSELSGIPLTQESLRVSLGDFAATFVSISVFLFALSTIMGNYYYGESNISFMKHSKKSIYLYRFAVIGMVLFGALYSAELIWSLADIFMGLMVLVNLYAITRLAKVVKALLKDYVSQKKQGLDPVFSADKIENIPGRDQLEAWVDEKDAKKQIG, from the coding sequence ATGACAGAATTGATTACAGTACTCAACGACTATCTATGGGCTAAATTAATTGTTATTTTATTAGTTGCAATCGGCCTATTTTTAACAGTCTATTTAGGATTTATTCAGTTTAAATTCTTACCTGAAATGATTCGATTATTAAGTGATGGTCGAAACAGAGACAAAAGCAAAAAGACTGTTTCTTCATTACAAGCGTTTATGATCGGAATGGCTGCTCGAATTGGTACGGGGAATATTGCCGGTGTTGCAACAGCAGTAGCATTAGGTGGACCAGGTGCAGTATTTTGGATGTGGTTAATGGCATTAATTGGTTCAGCATCAGCGTTTGTAGAAAGTACTTTGGCTCAGCTTTATAAAGTGAAAGATGGTTCTTCATGGCGTGGTGGACCTGCTTATTATATGGAAAAAGCTTTAGGTAATCGAAAGCTTGGTATTATTTTTAGTATTTTAATTACTTTATCTTTTGGTCTTATTTTTAACGCCGTACAAGCAAACACGATTGCTGCTTCGATTAATAATGAATTTGGCGTTAATACAAAAACAACTGCAATTGTACTTGCTATTATTACGGCATTAATTATTTTTGGTGGCGTACATTCAGTTGCAAAATTCTCAACTGTTTTAGTACCAATTAAAGCTGGTGTCTACATTATTTTAGCTTTATGGGTAATGTTTTCAAATTTCGATATTTTACCAGATGTATTTGGTGCAATTTTCTCTGAAGGAATTTTTTCGTTTAAACAAATGTTTGGCGGTGTCATGGGTGCTGCAGTTCTTCATGGAATTCGTCGTGGATTATTCTCAAACGAAGCTGGTATGGGTTCAGCTCCAAACGCAGCTGCAACAGCTGACGTTACTCACCCTATAAAACAAGGTTTAATCCAAGCATTAGGTGTAATTGTCGATACATTTATCATCTGTTCATCTACAGCTATGATCGTATTAGTTTCAGGCGTTTATAAAACATCTGAACTATCAGGTATTCCTTTAACACAGGAATCTTTACGTGTAAGTCTAGGTGATTTTGCTGCAACATTCGTTTCAATTTCAGTATTCTTATTTGCATTAAGTACAATTATGGGTAACTATTACTATGGTGAATCAAATATTAGCTTCATGAAGCATTCGAAAAAATCCATTTACCTATACCGTTTTGCTGTAATTGGAATGGTATTATTCGGTGCTTTATATAGCGCTGAATTAATATGGTCTTTAGCAGATATCTTCATGGGATTAATGGTATTAGTTAATCTTTACGCAATTACACGTTTAGCTAAAGTTGTAAAAGCTTTATTAAAAGATTATGTTTCTCAAAAGAAACAAGGCTTGGATCCTGTTTTTTCTGCTGATAAAATCGAAAACATACCAGGTCGTGATCAGTTAGAGGCTTGGGTTGATGAAAAAGACGCTAAGAAACAGATTGGATAA
- a CDS encoding VanZ family protein, whose amino-acid sequence MLGYLGSKTAFIYIFSNIVGNIVIFIPLGCIVYYYFYRKMKVSICILVSILLVILIEFLQKKYVVGSFDIDDILLNSLGMYLGIKILEGGGNKISKNLLEKSD is encoded by the coding sequence ATATTAGGGTATTTAGGCAGTAAAACTGCCTTTATTTATATCTTTTCGAATATCGTAGGGAATATTGTAATTTTTATTCCTCTAGGATGTATAGTTTATTATTACTTTTATAGAAAGATGAAAGTTTCTATTTGTATTTTAGTTTCAATATTATTAGTAATACTTATAGAATTTTTACAAAAAAAATATGTTGTAGGAAGTTTCGATATTGATGATATACTATTAAACTCACTTGGGATGTATTTAGGTATAAAAATATTAGAAGGAGGAGGTAACAAAATATCTAAAAACCTTCTTGAAAAATCAGATTAG
- a CDS encoding DHA2 family efflux MFS transporter permease subunit has product MFILILGAFLATLNQTLMSVAIPELMVDFHIKAATAQWLTTGYMLVNGVLIPITAYLMQRFTTRELFQASMVIFLAGTIVSAIATDFPILLTGRLIQAAGAGIIMPLLTNVILTLFPPEKRGGAMGMVGLAIIFAPAIGPTLAGYVMENYKWETMFYGMIPFAVIVIVLGFIYLRNVSDRIITKFDTLSVTLSTIGFGALLYGFSRAGTLGWSDSEVISTVIAGVVALVLFAWRQIISNNPLLDLRAFKFNVFSLTTVINIAVTMVMYADMMLLPLYLQNARGYTPVESGLLLLPGALVMGFLMPVTGKLFDRVGAKWLAIIGMIITIATTLGFTNLTDSTSYTYLVLMSTGRRIGMALMMMPIQTAGLNQLPKELNAHGTAITNTIRQVAGAVGTSLLVTVMTDRTKTHMLDLIPTAATKGLTQAQLIKEASIQGINDAYLVIVGIGIIGLLLSFFIKKGKQVASEETTTHLKKVTVKA; this is encoded by the coding sequence ATGTTTATTTTGATTTTAGGTGCTTTTCTTGCAACATTAAATCAAACGCTTATGAGTGTTGCCATTCCGGAGCTAATGGTTGATTTTCATATCAAGGCAGCAACAGCACAATGGTTAACGACAGGATATATGCTTGTAAATGGTGTATTAATACCGATTACTGCGTATTTAATGCAGCGATTTACAACACGCGAACTTTTTCAAGCTTCAATGGTTATCTTTTTAGCGGGAACGATTGTTTCTGCAATTGCGACAGATTTTCCAATTTTGTTAACTGGACGCTTGATTCAGGCAGCGGGTGCTGGAATTATTATGCCACTACTTACAAATGTTATTTTGACACTTTTCCCTCCAGAAAAACGTGGGGGAGCAATGGGGATGGTTGGGCTTGCGATTATTTTCGCACCAGCGATAGGTCCTACACTTGCAGGCTACGTTATGGAGAATTACAAATGGGAAACGATGTTTTACGGAATGATTCCATTTGCGGTTATTGTAATCGTACTAGGATTCATTTATTTACGTAACGTATCAGATCGAATCATCACTAAATTTGATACTCTTAGTGTTACTTTATCTACTATTGGATTTGGGGCATTACTTTATGGTTTCAGCCGTGCTGGAACATTAGGTTGGTCAGATTCAGAAGTAATTAGCACGGTTATTGCTGGGGTTGTTGCATTAGTGCTATTTGCATGGAGACAAATAATCTCAAATAATCCTTTACTTGATTTACGTGCATTCAAATTTAATGTGTTCTCATTAACGACAGTTATTAATATCGCAGTAACAATGGTTATGTATGCTGATATGATGCTACTTCCACTTTATCTACAGAATGCTCGTGGTTACACACCAGTAGAGTCTGGACTTCTTCTACTACCAGGTGCCCTGGTAATGGGCTTCCTGATGCCAGTTACCGGAAAGCTATTCGATCGTGTTGGTGCAAAGTGGTTAGCTATTATTGGAATGATCATTACGATTGCTACTACCCTTGGCTTTACAAACTTAACTGACTCAACTAGCTACACTTATCTAGTTCTTATGTCTACGGGACGCCGAATCGGTATGGCTTTAATGATGATGCCGATCCAGACAGCTGGTTTAAATCAATTGCCAAAAGAATTGAATGCACATGGTACTGCTATAACAAATACAATTCGTCAAGTTGCCGGAGCTGTTGGTACTTCACTTCTTGTTACAGTAATGACAGACCGTACTAAAACTCATATGTTGGATTTAATTCCTACAGCAGCTACAAAGGGCCTAACGCAAGCACAACTAATTAAAGAGGCTTCAATTCAAGGAATTAACGATGCTTATCTTGTAATTGTCGGAATTGGGATCATCGGCTTACTACTTTCCTTCTTTATAAAGAAAGGCAAACAAGTAGCTTCTGAAGAGACGACAACTCATTTAAAAAAGGTAACAGTAAAAGCCTAA